One region of Bubalus bubalis isolate 160015118507 breed Murrah chromosome 15, NDDB_SH_1, whole genome shotgun sequence genomic DNA includes:
- the MFSD3 gene encoding major facilitator superfamily domain-containing protein 3 isoform X2 produces the protein MAMLGKLLPLAGLYLVQGLPYGLQSGLLPVLLRARGLSLTRVGLAKALYAPWLFKLVWAPLVDKWGSSRGWLALSTAALGLLCGLLATLPPAGPGGAALPVPVAALLLLLNLAAAVQDVALDMLAVRLLEPAELGPGNTVQVVAYKLGAALASGGLLALLPALSWTLLFLLLAATYWLAAAAAWVAPALRQLPVPAPSAHPRPSLRLQQDLLAVPGTLWTAGFVLTYKLGEQGASGLFPLLLLDGGISTAELGLWNGVGAVLCSIAGSSLGGVLLARCWGSPAEPVSAAPPGGLGHNHYLHHDDALQSAGTQCPAGHTLQSPGHSGAAGEAAGGHAGRSPG, from the exons ATGGCCATGCTCGGGAAGCTGCTGCCCCTGGCTGGTCTCTACCTGGTGCAGGGCCTGCCCTACGGCCTGCAGTCAGGCCTGCTGCCCGTGCTGCTGCGCGCCCGCGGCCTTTCCCTGACGCGCGTGGGGCTGGCCAAGGCGCTGTACGCGCCGTGGCTGTTCAAGCTCGTTTGGGCCCCGCTGGTAGACAAGTGGGGCTCCTCAAGGGGCTGGCTGGCGCTCAGCACGGCTGCCCTGGGCCTGCTGTGCGGGCTGCTGGCAACCCTGCCTCCTGCCGGCCCTGGCGGGGCTGCGCTGCCTGTCCCAGTGGCGGCGCTGCTCCTGCTGCTGAATCTGGCTGCGGCCGTGCAGGACGTGGCCCTGGACATGCTGGCCGTGCGGCTCCTGGAGCCAGCCGAGCTGGGGCCCGGCAATACCGTGCAGGTGGTTGCTTACAAGCTGGGGGCCGCGCTGGCCAGCGGCGGGCTGCTGGCCCTCCTGCCCGCGCTCTCCTGGACGCTGCTCTTCCTGCTCCTGGCCGCCACCTACTGGCTGGCTGCGGCCGCGGCCTGGGTGGCGCCCGCCCTGCGACAGCTGCCTGTACCCGCGCCCTCAGCGCATCCCCGCCCCAGCCTGCGCCTTCAGCAGGACTTGCTTGCCGTGCCTGGGACCCTGTGGACAGCGGGCTTCGTGCTCACCTACAAACTGG GTGAGCAGGGTGCCAGCGGCCTGTTCCCACTGCTCTTGCTGGACGGTGGCATCTCCACTGCAGAGCTGGGGCTGTGGAACGGTGTGGGTGCTGTGCTCTGCTCCATTGCCGGCtcatccctgggtggggtcctgctgGCCAGGTGTTG GGGCAGCCCTGCTGAGCCTGTGTCTGCAGCACCTCCTGGGGGGCTTGGTCACAACCACTACCTTCACCATGATGATGCGCTGCAGTCAGCTGGCACCCAGTGCCCTGCAG GCCACACACTACAGTCTCCTGGCCACTCTGGAGCTGCTGGGGAAGCTGCTGGTGGGCACGCTGGCAGGAGCCCTGGCTGA
- the MFSD3 gene encoding major facilitator superfamily domain-containing protein 3 isoform X1, which yields MAMLGKLLPLAGLYLVQGLPYGLQSGLLPVLLRARGLSLTRVGLAKALYAPWLFKLVWAPLVDKWGSSRGWLALSTAALGLLCGLLATLPPAGPGGAALPVPVAALLLLLNLAAAVQDVALDMLAVRLLEPAELGPGNTVQVVAYKLGAALASGGLLALLPALSWTLLFLLLAATYWLAAAAAWVAPALRQLPVPAPSAHPRPSLRLQQDLLAVPGTLWTAGFVLTYKLGEQGASGLFPLLLLDGGISTAELGLWNGVGAVLCSIAGSSLGGVLLARCWQPLPLLRSVLWFRLGGLGYQTALLFQLNSPRANPVPGTVLRGAALLSLCLQHLLGGLVTTTTFTMMMRCSQLAPSALQATHYSLLATLELLGKLLVGTLAGALADSLGPRLCFSLFLALSATPMLYLGFAPSALA from the exons ATGGCCATGCTCGGGAAGCTGCTGCCCCTGGCTGGTCTCTACCTGGTGCAGGGCCTGCCCTACGGCCTGCAGTCAGGCCTGCTGCCCGTGCTGCTGCGCGCCCGCGGCCTTTCCCTGACGCGCGTGGGGCTGGCCAAGGCGCTGTACGCGCCGTGGCTGTTCAAGCTCGTTTGGGCCCCGCTGGTAGACAAGTGGGGCTCCTCAAGGGGCTGGCTGGCGCTCAGCACGGCTGCCCTGGGCCTGCTGTGCGGGCTGCTGGCAACCCTGCCTCCTGCCGGCCCTGGCGGGGCTGCGCTGCCTGTCCCAGTGGCGGCGCTGCTCCTGCTGCTGAATCTGGCTGCGGCCGTGCAGGACGTGGCCCTGGACATGCTGGCCGTGCGGCTCCTGGAGCCAGCCGAGCTGGGGCCCGGCAATACCGTGCAGGTGGTTGCTTACAAGCTGGGGGCCGCGCTGGCCAGCGGCGGGCTGCTGGCCCTCCTGCCCGCGCTCTCCTGGACGCTGCTCTTCCTGCTCCTGGCCGCCACCTACTGGCTGGCTGCGGCCGCGGCCTGGGTGGCGCCCGCCCTGCGACAGCTGCCTGTACCCGCGCCCTCAGCGCATCCCCGCCCCAGCCTGCGCCTTCAGCAGGACTTGCTTGCCGTGCCTGGGACCCTGTGGACAGCGGGCTTCGTGCTCACCTACAAACTGG GTGAGCAGGGTGCCAGCGGCCTGTTCCCACTGCTCTTGCTGGACGGTGGCATCTCCACTGCAGAGCTGGGGCTGTGGAACGGTGTGGGTGCTGTGCTCTGCTCCATTGCCGGCtcatccctgggtggggtcctgctgGCCAGGTGTTG GCAGCCACTGCCCCTCCTGAGGTCAGTGCTTTGGTTCCGTCTTGGGGGCCTGGGCTACCAGACTGCCCTGCTCTTTCAGCTGAACAGCCCCAGAGCCAACCCTGTCCCTGGCACAGTCCTGAGAG GGGCAGCCCTGCTGAGCCTGTGTCTGCAGCACCTCCTGGGGGGCTTGGTCACAACCACTACCTTCACCATGATGATGCGCTGCAGTCAGCTGGCACCCAGTGCCCTGCAG GCCACACACTACAGTCTCCTGGCCACTCTGGAGCTGCTGGGGAAGCTGCTGGTGGGCACGCTGGCAGGAGCCCTGGCTGATAGCCTGGGGCCAcgcctctgcttctctctcttcttaGCTCTCTCAGCCACCCCCATGCTGTACCTGGGCTTTGCGCCCAGCGCCCTGGCCTGA